A genomic region of Zea mays cultivar B73 chromosome 6, Zm-B73-REFERENCE-NAM-5.0, whole genome shotgun sequence contains the following coding sequences:
- the LOC109940330 gene encoding uncharacterized protein, protein MDTAALGCLAMYRRNRNNIFIDNHPDSHAAVSGGDGDGSQDDGGIKPPSAAGVGRKMLKQALTTDPCLRRTPILLLQVPTQHMDIPILLWQQLQHPPLIMRRGKCTRTMTTAGQHSYAWNPVAIELYLAEGTPLPSREDLLSSLHIQQVQLCDRLRDPHQPRQAQAHWARGATTHQG, encoded by the coding sequence ATGGATACGGCGGCCCTCGGTTGCCTGGCCATGTATAGAAGGAACAGGAACAACATCTTCATCGACAACCATCCCGATTCCCATGCTGCTGTGAGCGGTGGCGATGGTGATGGCTCACAAGACGATGGTGGCATTAAGCCCCCCTCAGCTGCTGGTGTTGGCCGCAAGATGCTCAAGCAGGCCCTGACAACGGATCCTTGTCTAAGAAGAACCCCCATCCTGCTGCTGCAGGTGCCAACGCAACACATGGACATTCCAATCCTCCTGTGGCAACAACTGCAACACCCCCCACTAATAATGAGAAGAGGAAAATGCACGAGGACTATGACGACCGCTGGGCAGCACAGCTATGCCTGGAATCCTGTAGCAATTGAGCTGTACTTGGCAGAGGGAACTCCCCTGCCCTCCAGGGAGGACCTCCTCTCCAGTCTCCATATTCAGCAGGTTCAGCTTTGTGATCGACTCCGAGACCCCCATCAGCCAAGACAAGCACAAGCGCACTGGGCGCGTGGTGCCACCACCCACCAGGGCTAA